DNA from Kitasatospora acidiphila:
GGTGCTGTACGCCCGCACGGCGGCGGGGGAGACACTGCTGGCGGCGTCGGGGTGAGGTGGCCGCGTTCGGTGGATCGTGGCAGGGGACGCGGGGCTCACAGTCGGCGCCGGGCCGCTTCGACGCTGTCTCCGCCACTGGTGTTGAACGCGATCGCGGCCTTGGGGGCGTGCTGTCGCACCAGGTTGACGACCTGCTCGAAGAGCGGGAGCAGCGGCTCGGGCTTGCGGATGCCGCCCCCGATGACGACGACGTCCCAGGCGCGGGCGGACAGGGCCGCGACCATGGCGGGCTCGGCCGACTCGTCCAGGGCGATCAGCGTCACGGCGGCGTCGATGCCGTGGTCGGCGAAGCGCGCGAGCTCCTGGTCCAGGGCCGCGCGGATGGTGTCCCCGTCCATACCGGGCACGGCATGGGGGTCGATTCCCAGAACGAGTGCGGACGTCATGCAGTGGTGACGAACGGTTGATCGTCTCGGTTCCCGTCCCGCGCAGGGTCCGTTTCAGCCCGCCGGTCAGGCTGCGGGGACGGGTTGCAGCCGGTAGGCATCCCCGTGCGCGGTCACGCGGCCGGCGGTGGGCGGCGCGAAGTGGGTGCCGAGGAGGAGGGTGTCGGTGCCGGCGAGGGAGTCGAGCAGTTCTCGACGTGTGTCCTCGGACTGTCGCGGGTCGATGTCGACGCAGGCGCCGATGGCGGGGTGGGCGAGCTGGACCGGGTGGTGGATGCAGTCGCCGGTGATCAGTGCCGTCTCACCCCGGCTGGTCAGTTCGACGGCGATGTGGCCGGGGGTGTGGCCGGGGGTGGAGAGCAGGCGCAGGCCTCGGGCGATCTCGATGCCCTCGGCCGGAACGTCGATCATGTCCAGCAGCCCCGCCTGCTCGACCGGGATCACGGAGTCGCGGAACATCTGCTTGCGTGCCTCCTCCATGTCGTACGTGGCCCAGAACTCCCGCTCGGTGCGGGAGGTGAGGTAGCGGGCGTCGGGGAAGGTGGGAACCCATTCGCCGTTGACGTCACGGGTGTTCCACCCGACGTGGTCGGCGTGCAGGTGGGTGAGGATCACCAGGTCGACGGAGTCCGGGGGGAACCCGGCGGCCGTGAGACGTTCCAGGAAGTCGGTCCGCAGGTTGTGCCAGGCCGGGTTGGCCCGCTCCTTGCCGTTGCCGATGCCGGTGTCGACGACGACGCGCAGCCCGTCCACGGCGAACGCGAAGCTGTGACTGGCGAGGTGCAGGATGCCTTCGTGGTCGGCGAAGTGGGGGTGCAACCAGTGCTGGCCGGTCACCACCTCGGGGGTGGCGTCGGGCAGCAGCCACGGTCCGGTCGCGGGCGGCAGGAGGATCTCGTCGACGCGGTGGACGGTGACGTCGCCCACGGTCCAGGAGGGGATGGGGGTGGCGGGGGAAGTCTGCATGGTCGGTCGTTTCCTTCGGAGCAGTGTGCGAGTGCGCCGGACAAGGGGAGGGCTCTTGACTCACAAATGCAACGCATTTGCTTTAAGTGATCGTAGAGCCTACAGTCGGACTAAAGCAAACCGTTAGCTTTTGGAGCCGATCCGCGTGCCCGCCGCGCTCAACGGGGTCGTCGGCCTCAAGCCGACCTACCACCAGGACAGCCTGCGCACGGTCCCCGAGCTGTACCAGGCGGACGTCCGCATCCTCCTGGAGGCCGGCGAGCTGATGCCCGCCGGGGACTACCTGCGCGCCCAGCGCTCCCGGACGATGATGCAGCAGGGGTGGGCCCGCATCCTGGAGGAGGTCGACGTGATCGCCGCCCCGACGGTCCCGATGACCGCGGTGAAGGCCGGCCAGGAGACGACCACTTGGCCCGGCGGCACGGTCGAGAGCGTCTCCGACGCCTACGTGCGCCTTTCCGCCCCCGCCAACATCACCGGGGTGCCCGCGCTGTCCGTCCCGGTCGGCCACGACACGGCGGGCCTGCCGATCGGCATGCAGCTGCTCGGCCGACCCCTCGGTGAACGCACCCTGCTGCGGATCGGTCACGCCTACGAGCAGACCCGGCCCGCCCGAGCGCTCGCGCCGGTGGCCTGAAAGTGGTGTGGCCTGAGAGTGGTGCGGCCTGAGAGTGGTGCGTGGGCCGGGCCGGAAGCAACCGGGCCGGCCCACGCGACCCTTAAACGCAAGGATTGTGCTTTAAGCTGGTGTCATGAGTCGCAAGCAGATGGTGCGCCCAGGCGGGCGCAGTGCCCGGGTCCAGGCATCGGTGCACGCCGCCGTGCGCGAACTCCTGTCGGAGGTGGGCCGTGACGCGCTGACGGTGCCGCTGGTCGCCGAACGCGCAGGAGTGACCCCCTCGACGATCTACCGTCGCTGGGGCGACCTGCAGGAGCTGCTGTCGGATGTCGCGGTGGAGCACCTGCGGCCCGACACGTCGCCAGAGGATCACGGTGATCTGCGGTCCGACCTGACGGCCTGGGCCGAGCAGTTCCTCGACGAGATGGCGTCTTCCTCGGGCCGCGCGTACATCCGCGACGCTCTGCTCGGTGACCCGGACGGCGGCAACGCCGGCCAGTGCTCGGCCTACGCGGCCGAACAGATCGACGTCATCCTCGCCCGCGCGGGCGACCGCGGGGAGCACGCTCCTGACGTCGAGACGACCATGGACCGCCTCGTCGCCCCCTTGATGTACCGCATCCTCTTCCGTCCGGCCGGGCTCGGCGCGGCGTACGCCCGTCGGCTCGTGACCGAGTTCCTCGGTGCGGGCGGGGGAGGCCGGCCGGTGACCGGGTGACGGTCGCGTGGGCGCCGCCCCGGTCCGCCCGCTACCGGTGGACGAGTCGCTACCGCACCCACCCCGGTTGAGTCGGCCGCTGTCCGCGCGCTGCCGTGACCAGCGCTTTCACAGCACTCCCTGGTCGGTGCCGAGTGCCTTGCCGTAGACCGCGGAGCTGCGACGGATCGTCATGCCCACCCGCTGGTACAGCGACAGCGCGCCGGTCTCCGAATGCGTCCACAAGGTGCAGGTCCGGTGGCCCTGGCGGTGGAAGGCGCGGAACGACTCCCGCAGCAGCAAGCGGGCGATCCCCTGGTTGCGGTGGTCCTTGCGGACCGCGACCCGCTCGACATAGCCCTCATCGCTGCCCGGGACGCTCAACGACAGCACCGCGCCGACCATCTGATCGCCCGCGAACGCGACCGGTGAGAGGGCCGGTGCGAAGGTGTCGCGCTCGACGGTGCGCCGGGCCCACTCCTGGTACGACTTGCGCCGCTTCTGCCACTCGTCGAAGGCGTCCTCGGTGAGCTGGTAGGCGGCCCGCTCGTCACCGGGGCGGAACCAGCGCACGGTGATTCCGGGCGGCGGCGCGGGCACCGTCGGCTCGGCGGCCAGCGCGATCTCCAGCAGCCACTGGGTGACGAACGGCTCGTACCCACGGGACCGCAGCAGCTCCACCGCCGCCCGATCCTCGTTCGAGATGGTCTGGCTGAGCCGCTCACTGCCCGCCCGCCGGGCCCGCGCCTCGGCCCAGCCGAGCAGTACGCCGCCCAGCCCCTTCCCCCGATGGTCGGGGTGGACGTCGACCGTGCTGCGTCGACCACCGTGCACCCAAACCCAACCAGCAAGCTGCTCAAGCGAGTTGAGTATCAACAAGGTGTCGTCGGCCAAGTCGATGCCGGGCAGGGTGAGATCGGCCACCGTCCGGTCGGGTTCGGTCTCGGGCGCGCCGAGCAGCTCGCGTTCGCAGGCGGCCACCAGGTCGTGGATCGCGCGGGCATCGGCCACGGTCGCCGCCCGACACCGGTAGGACGCCGGGAACGGCGATGAGAACGGATCAACCATGACGTGACTATCCGTCAATCGATCTCCCCTGTCGACCGGGTTGCCGGATCCACGACACCGTCAGGGCCCCGGGGTCACGGCTCCGGAACGGCGTCGCCCCCGAGGGCCGCGGCCCGCAGCGCGGCCGCGAGGCGGACGACGGGCTCGCTCGGCGGCTGCGGAAGCCGGGCCAGCAGCAGGCGCCGCAGCTCCAGCGGCCCGCCGCGCACCGGCAGGGCGCGCACGCCGGGTGGCGCGGCGGCAGCCATCGCCGGGGACGGACGCGGGCTGAACTGCTGCTGTCATCGGCGTGTGCAAGAGTCTGCCCATGCTCGAAATCGTGGTGCAGACGGAGAACTGGGAGCGGCACGTCCGCGTGTCCGCCGAGGAACTGGCCGGGCTGGTCCGGCGGATCGGTGATGCCGGGGACCGGTTCCTGGTGATCCAGCGGGTGCCCGACCTGCCCGACGTCTTCGCTCAGGTCTGGCACGAGGCGGGCGGTGACTACACGCTGGAGTACCGCGACGGCGCTGCCGACCGGCACTTCCAGGCGATGGCCCAGACCCCGGAGACCGTGATCGCGGCGCTCACCGGCTGGGCTCGCCAGGTGGCCGGCTGGGAGGCCGAACTGGCCTGGGCGCGGCTTGATTTGGGGCCGAGCAAGGAGATCCCGCCGCTCGATCTCGACGAGGCCGAGCGGCGAGAGTTGGAGCAGCGGGTCCGCGTGGTGCTCGTCGGCGGCTATGCCTCCCGCGCCGACCTGACCGAGCTCGCCGAGGAGTACCTGGTCACCGCGGACCGCCGACCCGTCTCGCGCGAGCAGGCGACGGCCCTGGTCGACCGGCTGTGGCTGGAACGCGTTGCGGAGCAGGCCGGTTGGCAGGGCGTCACCGACCCCGAGCGGCTCACCCGCGCCTTCACCGCGCTGGACGAGGCCGGCATCACCGCCCGCGAGAACTTCACCTGCTGCCGGAGCTGCGGCCAGTCCGAGATCGGCGCCGAGGGCGGGCCCGATGCCCGCGGCTTCGTCTACTTCCACACCCAGTGCACGGACTCCGCTGCGGCCGGCCACGGACTGACGCTCCTCTACGGCGGGTTCGACGGCGCTGCGGAGACCACCGCGGCCATCGGCCACGAGGTCGTCGCAGCCCTGGAGGCGGTCGGCCTCCCCACTGAGTGGAACCACGACCCGGGCCGCGCCATCACCGTCACACCGCTGGACTGGCACCGGCGCCTGGTCGGCTGAGGGGTGAGGCATTCCTCCGAGTTGATGCATGTCGGCGCGCAAGTGCCGTGAATGTGCGCATGTATCGCCGGGCGTCTCGCCAGGATCCGGCGCCTTCCCGGTGACCTGCGGGAATGCCATCATGGGCCTGCCCAACTCGTCGTGAACGCGCCTTCGTTGGACGAAAACCCCAACCATGCGGTGACGCGGCACAGCCATGTCGTCAACCGGCTCCCCCCGAAGCCGCTTGAAGGAAAGGGGAATCCCGTGCGCGGACTTGTTCGCCGGATCGCACCGGTGCTGGCGGCCGTCACCATGGCCGGCGGCGTCACCCTGGCCTCGGCGACCAACGCCTCGGCCAGCGGATGGGGTTGCTCGGGCAACGAGGTCAGCGGCTCGCCGTACGCGCTCCCGGCGACCGGCACGGCGTTCAGCTACGTGCACCTGTACTGGGATGCCTCGACCGGCGAGAACTGCGCGGTCAACGTGAAGGCCGGAAGCCTCTACGGCGTGTCGACCTACACCGGCATCACCCTCATCGAGTGCTCGCAGACCGTCGGCGGCGGCGCCTGCACCGCCATCGACGAGAACGACGACTGGAAGGACTACAGCTACTACGCCGGTCCGGTCCGCGTGTCGGCCGCCGGCCACTGCATCGGCGTCGTCGCGGAAACCGAGAACACCGCCAACATCTCCGCCCTCTGGCAGAGCCAGGCCTTCCACTGCGGCTGATCGACCGGGCTGTACGACCCCTGACGGCCTGCGAGGGCGGCTCCGGCTGCTCTCGCATGTCCCGTTGACGGCGCCCGCTCGCCCTGTCCTCACCCCGCCGGCTGTCACTCCCGGCCGCGCACCGCTCGGGCTGCCCGTTCTGCCAGTCGGCCCGCGAAGCCGAGGCGTTCCAGGCGGGTGCCGTTGGCGACGGCGGCGCGGTCGAGTTCCTCCATCAGCCGGCGGGAGCGGTGTTCCAGATCGAGTTCGTCCAGGATGCGGTCGGCCTCGGCGAGGAGGGCGCCGTGGAGCTGCCAGGCCAGGGGGTGTTCCTGGATGCGGCGGAGCATCTGCTGGGCGAGGTGGTCGCGGATGGTCCAGGCGGCCGCGAGGTCGGAGGTGAGGCGGTCCTCGGCCTCCTGGGCGCTGCGGCCCACCTGGTCGGTCACCATGACGGCGAAGCTGACCAGCGCGCCGCCCAGGTGGGCGAGCAGTTCCTCCATGCCGAGGGCCAGTTCCGGGGCCAGCAGTTGTTCGTCCTCGCCGCGCCGCTTGGCGAGGTCGGTGAGCGAGCGGGCCAGCACCCGGATCACCACGACGCAGATCTCCAGGGTGTCCAGGCCGGTGCGCAGCACGAGGCGGGAGAGCAGGCCCTCGCGGATCCGGGGGTTGAACCGCAGGCTGTCCTCGGCCTGGCGCAGGGCCGCGTCGACGTCGGCGATCGCCTGGTCGAGTTCGCGGGCCTCGTGCAGCCGGGCGGCGGCGCGCGCCACCGGGGTCGGGCGGCCGAGCTCCTCGGCGATCTCCAGCAGCAGGTGGCGGGCCCGGCGGGCCAGGTCCTCGATGGACTCGCCGGCGGTGTCCACCCAGACCGGCGGCGCGAGCACCAGGTTGAAGAGCAGCCCGACCACCGCGCCGATCAGGGTCTCCAGCACCCGGTCCCAGGCCTGGGTCCCCACTTGGGTGACGCCGAGGATCAGCATCGCGCTGATCGCCACCTCGCTGACGAACTCGTCGACCCGCACCAGGTG
Protein-coding regions in this window:
- a CDS encoding MBL fold metallo-hydrolase — encoded protein: MQTSPATPIPSWTVGDVTVHRVDEILLPPATGPWLLPDATPEVVTGQHWLHPHFADHEGILHLASHSFAFAVDGLRVVVDTGIGNGKERANPAWHNLRTDFLERLTAAGFPPDSVDLVILTHLHADHVGWNTRDVNGEWVPTFPDARYLTSRTEREFWATYDMEEARKQMFRDSVIPVEQAGLLDMIDVPAEGIEIARGLRLLSTPGHTPGHIAVELTSRGETALITGDCIHHPVQLAHPAIGACVDIDPRQSEDTRRELLDSLAGTDTLLLGTHFAPPTAGRVTAHGDAYRLQPVPAA
- a CDS encoding TetR/AcrR family transcriptional regulator; the protein is MSRKQMVRPGGRSARVQASVHAAVRELLSEVGRDALTVPLVAERAGVTPSTIYRRWGDLQELLSDVAVEHLRPDTSPEDHGDLRSDLTAWAEQFLDEMASSSGRAYIRDALLGDPDGGNAGQCSAYAAEQIDVILARAGDRGEHAPDVETTMDRLVAPLMYRILFRPAGLGAAYARRLVTEFLGAGGGGRPVTG
- a CDS encoding GNAT family N-acetyltransferase, with protein sequence MVDPFSSPFPASYRCRAATVADARAIHDLVAACERELLGAPETEPDRTVADLTLPGIDLADDTLLILNSLEQLAGWVWVHGGRRSTVDVHPDHRGKGLGGVLLGWAEARARRAGSERLSQTISNEDRAAVELLRSRGYEPFVTQWLLEIALAAEPTVPAPPPGITVRWFRPGDERAAYQLTEDAFDEWQKRRKSYQEWARRTVERDTFAPALSPVAFAGDQMVGAVLSLSVPGSDEGYVERVAVRKDHRNQGIARLLLRESFRAFHRQGHRTCTLWTHSETGALSLYQRVGMTIRRSSAVYGKALGTDQGVL
- a CDS encoding DUF6891 domain-containing protein → MLEIVVQTENWERHVRVSAEELAGLVRRIGDAGDRFLVIQRVPDLPDVFAQVWHEAGGDYTLEYRDGAADRHFQAMAQTPETVIAALTGWARQVAGWEAELAWARLDLGPSKEIPPLDLDEAERRELEQRVRVVLVGGYASRADLTELAEEYLVTADRRPVSREQATALVDRLWLERVAEQAGWQGVTDPERLTRAFTALDEAGITARENFTCCRSCGQSEIGAEGGPDARGFVYFHTQCTDSAAAGHGLTLLYGGFDGAAETTAAIGHEVVAALEAVGLPTEWNHDPGRAITVTPLDWHRRLVG
- a CDS encoding aromatic acid exporter family protein — encoded protein: MPLAPSEPLTAATVKQWLRQPVVDQAIRATAAATIAYIVAVHLSSQRAPLTAPLTALLVVQVTVYSTLTTSIRRIASVVVGVLIAVLFSAVVGLSWWSLALIIVASLMIGHLVRVDEFVSEVAISAMLILGVTQVGTQAWDRVLETLIGAVVGLLFNLVLAPPVWVDTAGESIEDLARRARHLLLEIAEELGRPTPVARAAARLHEARELDQAIADVDAALRQAEDSLRFNPRIREGLLSRLVLRTGLDTLEICVVVIRVLARSLTDLAKRRGEDEQLLAPELALGMEELLAHLGGALVSFAVMVTDQVGRSAQEAEDRLTSDLAAAWTIRDHLAQQMLRRIQEHPLAWQLHGALLAEADRILDELDLEHRSRRLMEELDRAAVANGTRLERLGFAGRLAERAARAVRGRE